In the Amblyraja radiata isolate CabotCenter1 chromosome 13, sAmbRad1.1.pri, whole genome shotgun sequence genome, one interval contains:
- the LOC116980180 gene encoding ATPase inhibitor B, mitochondrial-like, translating into MSMGSGCLLRSILPNKAWRYLMVGHLQLPGAGARKMSNGAIRRGGGAFSKREEALEEMYFKKKEKELIDTMKTHHEEEIAAQQKEIQRLQENIKWHESKVENLEDQKTDDTE; encoded by the coding sequence ATGTCCATGGGTTCGGGCTGCCTTCTGAGGAGCATCCTTCCCAACAAGGCCTGGAGATACCTCATGGTCGGCCACCTCCAGCTGCCGGGAGCAGGGGCAAGGAAGATGTCCAACGGGGCAATCCGGCGGGGAGGGGGCGCCTTCTCCAAACGGGAGGAGGCTCTGGAAGAAATGTACTTCAAGAAAAAGGAAAAGGAGTTGATCGACACAATGAAGACTCACCACGAGGAGGAGATCGCAGCTCAGCAGAAGGAGATCCAACGTCTGCAGGAGAACATTAAGTGGCACGAGTCAAAGGTGGAGAACCTTGAAGACCAGAAGACCGATGACACTGAGTGA